A stretch of the Uranotaenia lowii strain MFRU-FL chromosome 3, ASM2978415v1, whole genome shotgun sequence genome encodes the following:
- the LOC129751938 gene encoding syntaxin-10 gives MMEDPFFVVKDEVFKALNKTRGLYLRWRELNDALSGGTTAEADWTTTELKNSLRSIEWDLEDLEDTISIVEKNPSKFKIDNKELSSRRHFIDATRDEVKSMKDRMSINRNRDRDITARQPLLDNCDNGSPQNLATKNLINNNCLNAGANGIILHSGGVISCNLNNNNLNNLAGTGKNLISSAGAAMAASRHSGAKYSKLENNLDDSPTHYAPSSSSVMLDGGSTRFVEDNLATQHRIMASQDEQLDVISDSIGTLKTVSRQIGIELEEQSVMLDELGNELEQTDSKLDSTMKKMAKVLHMNNDRRQWMAIVVLSIALLVVIVIYIIL, from the exons ATGATGGAAGATCCATTTTTTGTGGTGAAAGA cGAAGTATTCAAGGCACTAAACAAAACACGCGGATTATATCTCCGGTGGCGTGAACTGAATGATGCACTTTCCGGTGGCACAACAGCTGAAGCCGATTGGACCACAACAGAGTTAAAAAATTCTCTCCGCAGCATCGAGTGGGATCTCGAGGACCTCGAGGACACGATC AGTATTGTAGAGAAAAATCCTAGCAAATTTAAGATCGACAACAAAGAACTCTCAAGTCGACGTCATTTCATCGACGCTACCAGAGATGAGGTCAAGTCTATGAAAGATCGTATGAGCATCAACCGCAACAGGGATCGCGATATAACGGCCAGACAACCGCTCTTGGATAACTGCGACAACGGTTCACCTCAGAATCTAGCGACCAAAAATCTTATCAACAATAACTGTCTGAACGCTGGTGCAAACGGAATTATCTTGCACAGCGGAGGTGTGATCAGCTGCAATTTAAACAACAATAATTTGAACAATCTAGCTGGAACTGGTAAAAATCTGATCAGCTCAGCCGGTGCAGCAATGGCCGCCTCACGACATAGTGGTGCCAAATACTCCAAGTTGGAGAACAACCTGGACGACAGCCCTACCCATTATGCACCGTCCTCTTCGTCGGTGATGTTGGACGGCGGTAGCACCCGATTCGTTGAGGATAACCTGGCGACCCAACACCGTATCATGGCTTCCCAAGACGAACAACTCGATGTGATCAGCGATTCGATTGGCACCCTCAAAACCGTTTCTCGGCAGATTGGGATTGAGCTGGAGGAGCAGTCAGT AATGCTGGATGAGCTTGGCAACGAGTTGGAACAAACGGATTCGAAGCTCGACTCAACCATGAAGAAAATGGCCAAAGTATTACACATGAATAATG ATCGCCGTCAGTGGATGGCCATAGTAGTGTTATCGATTGCATTGCTTGTTGTGATAGTGATCTACATTATACTTTAG